A region of the Primulina eburnea isolate SZY01 chromosome 7, ASM2296580v1, whole genome shotgun sequence genome:
TACAAGTAATTTGGAAACCCAGGAAGTAGATGAAAAATAAGTCACACTGGAAAATGTACAAAAATTATATGATGAATTATATGTTGATTggatcaaaagaaataaattgAACTCGACTCTCTCAAAAGAAAATATCGAGTTCAAAGGTTATGTGGCCGGACTTGAGGTGATCTTAAGTATGAAGGACTTGGAGATCATGTACAAGATCAAGGTTGAACTCAAAAAGGAAAAACAAAACCTTGCTAATTTCAACTTGAGCTCAACCAAACTTGACTCCATACTGATGAtgggaaaagaaaagaaaagtggTATGAGATTCAGCAACGATGTGTTTGAAATTGAAGAATCATCCAACTCTAtatctgtaatgcccgaaatttaatcattataatcagacgttgattattgacatgattgaggttataagaactcaaatgaagaagccgggcgtcgtCGCATTGTGAGCCAAGATTTTTGGCAGAATATGTGGCGTCCGGGCGGTAGAAAaacaccgcccgagcgccggtgtTTATCGAGTAATCGTTGcgggcagaagagttggcgcccgggcggtagtttttgaccgcccgagcgccaagggtacTTTTCGATAGGCTTGGGCAGAAAgggtcgcgcccgagcggtaatttattaccgctcgagcgccgaccaaaATGCAAGAAAATATGCCACGTTCCATTAACATGCAaggtggatatatatatatacatacaaacgtgATATCCTTCAGAAATAAGGAGGAGACTTCCGAGAATAGCCTagaatccttacgcctttatatttcaatccgtccgttagattttaaatccgacttcggtaccgtgttcctagcaacgtagacttcatctggacgtaagttttattacgtttagacgtgatttgaatttatgatattgtcagaattgaatagaaaccagatatggtgtttctgctacaatagacattgtataattgaggtcagatttaagaatagacggattatgcaattgttatgaatttcagagtgaaattgatggagatttgatatcagaatggtgTTGATATTGAATTTgagtgtacagatattgagattatgaattgtactgatatttattatgaattctggtattatatttgtgatgttcagactgacggggttattcagatagtattgttatgccgtcaaaacatcagcagactgacatctgatcagatttgataatgatttcgattgtatcgtaatattattgatatgactcagattgtatcttgttcagacaatgatcagattgtatactggattgagtattgatcagaacagattgtatattgagttatttactgatacgttgtattcgatattgtcatttcagatttgatatggacagagttgaatacaggtcatcgtcttcgtcagaccgggacgacaaaggtataaataaatgttgattcgggattgcacaactcgagttaggtttgacttgagtttccctaaatcacatactttattttattgcatagatatttgcagattatcagattgatatgttaatgaaTTGACTTAGaatagagtcagagtccgagtctagggcagacagcctagctagggcagaaccgacgagtctttctcagaaccgataagactctagacttacggtgtatcgaagagcttcagatgtagatcgacgtctatctcagacacattcgatacagcataccaaagtctaaattagattgggatccctagatttgagataagataagattagatcacgagtcgttgattcatgtagtcagattagatacatgttttgatgttgtttatgcttttatatatgttttatatgaatacatttaatacattgtttatactgggatatttatatctcaccggagttatccggctgttgtcttgttttgtatgtgtgcatgacaacaggtggggcaggatcagggtccagaagatgaggagagatcgagattagagtggtgatcacggacttggatgtagataggttttattacttgaatgtagtagttgaacctaattttaaattagaggcatgttatacaagatttgtattattatactagtttgtataatagattgattccattaccttccgcattttaaaagaaaatttttagaccctgtttatcttaactgataattaaaccccaaagatgattaagaagatgattagcgtccgggtccccacaacacaATCAATTGTATTCATGAAAGAGAGTATTGATTCATCTATCTCACCAACATCAGCCCTTACGGTCAAGAGCCCTCTAACAGAGAGGCAATATTATGCGCAATAGCCAAAACAAAGGAGACTTCGCTTTTTATGTTACTAATGTTTTAAACCTTGTCACATCAAACCTTACTACTTCAAGCCGAGAGAATATTACATGAGCTGGAAGGCAAATTGGATGTTGCACGAAGTGTAATACAACACCACCAGCAACACCTCCAACAAGAAAATTTCAGTATAGAAGATTTGTGTACCTAAGGCTGAAGTTCATTGCACTCTTATCTATAACTCTTTAAAAACTAACATTGCAGGTCTTTGGTATTTCGATAGTGGGTTCTCACATCACATGAAAGTTTTGAATGAACACCTCACTGATTATgttgaataaaaaattttccGAGTCACTTATGGAGGTGATGCGGAAGATAAAAATTGTTGGTAAAGGGACAATGAACGTGGATGGACTTCCAAAGATTCACAACGTGCTTCATGTTGAGGGACTCAACTCCAACTTAATAAGCATTAGTCATTATGTGATGATGATTTGTAAGTTAAGTTTGACAAAATACTTGTGAAGTATTTGATAAAGCTAATGCATGTGTTATGAAAAGTACAAGATCTGTCGACAACTGCTATCAACTAGAAGACAAACACGACTGCAGACATACGAAAGTAAGCGAACTAGATTTGTGGCATAAAAATTTGGAACATGCCAAATTCAAGACATTGAAGAATTTGGGAAGATACAATGTGCAAGGTATGCCTAATCAGAACTCAAAAATATTGTATTTGTCAGGCATGTCAAAAAAGCAAGAAAACTTGGGTGCCACATCAATTGTTGCGATACTTTGGCACAACATGATACCTTGAACTGTGACATATGAATATTATGAGTCCAATTGAAGTGGAAAGCTTGGGAGATATTATGAGTCCAATGAAAGAGAAGTGGATTACCGAAAGATGATTTGTTAGTATGCATGACTTCCGTGTACTTACATGTAATGCATTCATGCTTTGTTTCCAACATTGAACCAAAAAACATTAATAAAGTCTTAAAAGGATGAATTATGGATTAATGCTATACATAATGAACTCAAACAATTTTTCCGAAATAATATGTGGTATTTAATTCCAGGACCTGAACATGGTAATGTTATTGAATCAAATGAACTTTTAAGAACAAAATCGATGAGTTAGGGAATATTGTTATTAAAAAAGCTCGGTTGGTTTTTCAAGGGTATATACAGGTTGAGggggttgattttgatgaacatTCACCTCTGTAGCCCACATTAAGTCATTCCAGCTGCTACTTGCTATTGCATGTCATATGGGGATTAACCTTTATCAAATAGATGCAAAAAGTGTATTTTAAAATGGCATTTTGAATGAGGAAGTGTATTTGAAACAACCAATATGATTTGAAGATCCACATCACTTAGACTATGTTTACAAGCTAAAGAAGCCATTGTACGGACTGAAATATGCTCCACGTGCGTGGTATGATAGGTTGACTGAATATCTACTCAAGACATGCTTCAAACAAGGTGGAGTCGATAAAACCTTTTTCATTAAGAGATTGAAGGATGATATACTCATATGTCTaatttatgtggatgatattattttttatgcctcTTCACAGAAACATGTTGATAACTTTGTTGAATATATGTCTTCCACGTTTGAAATAGTACGGTTAGGGAATTaagtttctttcttggactAAAAATCAAACAATTGCATGATAAAATTTTTATATGTCAAAACAAGTATGCAAAAGTTCTAGTAAAGAAATTTGGCAACAAATTTGAAAACTCCCTCGGGGTCTAGTGAAAAATTGGGTAAGGACGATGACGCTgaaggtgttgacaacaccttgTATATCAGCATCATTAGCAGTCTTCTCTATTTAACCGCCAGTCATCCTGACATAATATTAAGTGTATGTTTATGTACAAGGTATCGAGCAAATCCTAAGATCACTCACTTGAAGGCAATGAATCGAATCTTGAAGTACATAGCAGGAACTTTAGATATAGGATTATGGTACACTAAGAAAACAAACACAGACTTAGTAAGGTTTAGTAATGCTGATTAGGCTGGAGATTTAGATGATAGGAAAAACACCACCAGAGGACGCTTTTACTTAGTAAATAACTTGGTGTCATGGTACAACATAAAACAAAACTATGTGTCTCTCTCAACTATTGAATCAGAGTATGTGACATAGGAGAGTTATTGTTCACAACTCATGTGAATGAACCAAATGGTAGAGAACTACGACTTTCATAATGAGATATCGTTGTCGATTGTTACAATTCGAATGCGATTGATATTTCAAAGAACCCAGTACAATACTCTCTTACAAAACACATTGATATTAGACATCGTTTATTCGTGACTTGTTTGAGAAGAGAATAATCCACATGGAATTTGGCCCGCTCacaaagaaaaatataaatacCTCGTAATTTATAAAGACCGACCCCCAAGCCCAAACAGTTCAACCTCTACAAACCCTGCATTGATGGCATGAATTATAGTTACGTCTACAATTTCGTAGCTTTACATGTTTGATCCACTTAGTAGTTAGTTGAAGTTCTCTATTATTatccttttaaaataaaaaaatattgaaaatagtAGGTTTGTCACTTTACTATTTTGATTATAGACATGTTGTCAAATTTTAATCTTTAAGTTATtgtatttgtttatttttttaatataattttggtTATTTTTTCGATTTGGCCTTTATGTGTATTATGTCATATTAGTactttcaataaaaaaaaatgacttaaattataaaaattaaaaaatacagTATCAAAACCCAATTTGGATAACATATAAAACCAGAATTACTAGAAAATAAACATATACAATGAAATTACCCAAAACTATATTCAATAAATAAGTTATACTTAGTTTTTGGACATGACTTTTCCCGAACATCAATCAATAGGATTGTTCGTTTTGACTTTTCAAACTCAAAATGTCCTTATACTGAACACACACTTCACAATAATTCTTCAATAAGATGACTTTAGAAGGAAACAAGGCATATCAGCAAGGAGACATTAAAAAATACGTCATTTCGATAAATATTTTACTTTAGAATGGTTATATGCTAAAGCTTAGGCAATAATAATATTTGACTAACTAATCAATACATATTGATCGAATATACTAATACAAAAATATGATGTTGATATAGAGAATATTATAGTTTTAGTTTTTGAAGTTTATATGTTCTTGGTTTTAGTTTTGTAAATTGTCGATACTTGATTTTCATCAAATAATTTATAACTCTTTTGGTTTTTGGTATATTTTCGTCCGAAACCACTAAATATATCAGATATTGTTTATTTAAAATTGATCTCTCCAACACGACTCATTTGACAAACATAAAACTTATACATACACATTGAAATATTGTGTATCGTTTtacttcatatttttttttaccctTTTTATATAGATTTATTTTGATATATGTAATACATTCAGGTATTTACTTAAAAAGAATTTCCGGCTTTATATTCATAGTTAGCGCATTCATCATACTTAGGAGTTCCAACTCCGCATATTTTTTGCCGAGAAAATTTGTCTCTTTCAACATTGGATTTTCGCCGAAAGACGTTTATTTTACGTAGGATCTCtatcttttttttattaaaagtttGTTCCTGTCTATGTCCACCCTCATCCCACTTCCAAATATAGTCCATAGTGGTTGATACCTCAAGAAGGAATTACATTCACATCAACATGCTATGTTCACGTGGTGATATACTATCTTTACAAAAGGACTACTCTGCTTATCGCTTTCCTTCATATGATTTTGAAATGCTCAATTTTACGAAGATCTCATTATATTTCGGAAGCTCTCTGTCCCATTGTAAGGAATCCTCGTGAAGTCCTCAACTTGATGAAAACATGAGTTGTTAAAAAGAAACAATTGTtcttttttttaagatttttggTGATTTTCTTTCTTCTATCTTTCACTCTATAGTGCCACCCCACTCCGGAAGAAAACAATGTCCGCCTATTTCCAatctacttttttttttgatttcCTTTAATTTCTTTAGGTAGTATGACTAATTCTCTTAATACATGATGCTTACTTAGCCAACACTTGGATACACTTGGTAACttcttaatattattttacattcAAGATAACACACAATTTTACTattccaaatatatatatatatatatatatatatatatatataaaatcaaatattataaaaattattatatcatATAAGCAcacataatattattatttttttggagTGTTTTAATTGTCTCTGCtagaaaaaaaatcgaaaaagaTGATGTTTGGCTTGCCGTTCGATTTAAAAATTAGATTTTGGCTGTTACCATTAACTATAATTTTTAGCAAAACAACAAGCATTTAATATTACAATTGACATTAGTTTTAATGTTAGGAGTTCAATTCACATTGATAACAAgaaatataaatattgaaatgAGATTATTAAAGTGGAATAATTGTCGTGGTAGCCGGTAGGACTACTCCAAATCTTTAAGGCACCGTTTGGTTAATTGGATGGTATAATTAAACAAACTTAATAAGGATGATAAACAATGTTGACCTTGTggacaattattgtatgatggataatatatattatttttggttttcTTGTGAGGTTTGTAATGGAATGGTACATAAAATGGGTAATACCCAAAAAGCCCcttgtattttttaaatttattatattttatgcttTTGCTTACCTTCTTAGGACGTTTCTTCCTCTCCACACCTGTACCGTCCAAACTTCTGTAACCTGTTTCTCTCCACAACTTCTGAAATCCTATTTCTCTCCCAAAAACCCAACGCTTTTCTCTACGAAGACAAGAAGTTGGTCGGCTAAAAAGGTTGTTGAATACTTTCTACTTAACAGTCGGTTTTATTATTCAGTTTCGTTGAAATAAAACCCAAATGCAGGTTTACATTGACTGCCCTTCTGTTTCCCATCTTagtatgattttatgttattgttGTAGTGTTGCTTAATTTCAGTACGCTCTGATGTAGCGCCGGCAAACGATTACTCATATTTGTAATCTCTTACCGTATGTAGCCTTCGTATTGTTTTTAGATGAAAACCTAATTGCTGTGCTTCTAAAAAGGTACATTTCAGTAGCTGACTACATATTCCCTGATTATAagaaaatatctttaattaagtaCATGTTTTTATTCTGTATTGTGAGTTAAtatgttcaatgcttagttgttATGGAGACAAAGCCTACACCTGAATGCCAGTGTGGCAATGGGTTCATGCTCTTACGTAAGGCTGGTGATAGATCCACTCGTCCAGGAGAATTTTACTACATATGCCCTGCATCGCTTAACCATCGGAAAAAATTTATCTGGTATGACCAGTATCAAGGAAATGATGTCACAAACAAAAATAGCATGTCAATGGAATATACTAGTGGATCTAGCAGTGGTACGAAGCAAACATGTATCAATCACAAAGGTCCCTCAACGCAGGAACACGCATTTACTCAAGATTGTTACCCAAGAAAGAAAGAATCAATCGCCCCCACAAAAGAATTTGTTGCACAGGCATGTGACTTAAAGAAGAAACCGGAGACAGTGAGAAAATGGTCCCGAGGCCCATGCCTATTTCATCAGAGGAAATTTGTTGCTGTTTCGGGTGCACTTGTTGTTTCGTAAGTGTGTTCCTCCTATTTTTACTAATGTGTGTTATTTTGTCAAAGTAATGTAATTGTAAATATGTGTATGATCTCTTAAAAATGTACATGTATGTTGTATCATTCATTTTCCTGTAGAATGATGCAGTGTTAGGTATGAGTCTTAGTTTCGggttttgacattttctattGAAGGATAATGCAATCGAATCAGTGTcccttattttgtattttgtatcaATAGGGCTTCTTCTGATTTCGTGAATCAATTTGAACTCAAATTTAATGCTTCTCCATTTCATGGTGCAACGTATTAAATATTTATCTCTTCTCCAGTGGAGATGGGACATTACAATAAAttgtagttgtcaaaccctgcTACTGGGAAGAGATCAGATGGACATCTCAATATTGGTAGTAGGTGTGGCATCATAAATACATGTATTACTTGTATTTAACTCCTTGTTTATTTGTTACTCGGACATGTTAGCTTTTTTAAACACCAGAAATTAAGTTAGAGGAAAAATGCCTAGAGATTTGGATGTATCATCTGAGGAGTCTGTGAATAGCACTTACAAAGCTTTAGTACCAGTTGTTATTGAGCTTATATCAAGTGACGATGAAGCtgaaatcgacatcataaaaatttcatCGGATGCTGACAATGAGCTGAAAACCGATGGAGCTGTCTTATTGGCTTCCCCAACCCCTATGCCTCCATCAACAACCAAAGTGGATGTAATTGTTCCACCTACAGCTGGGAATGGTTTACTCTCTGCCAACAGGAAGGAAGATTCCTCATCACTAAAACACAAGGGTAAGAAGCCTAAGATTGTGACTGATCTTCAAGGGGTCGACGTGATGAATGATGCAGATGACGATGGTACAAATGAGGACGTTCATGCTGCAGTGGTTAAGACAGAATCAGTACAAATGAAATGCTATGAAGAATCTAAATGTGATCTGAACTGCAGTGGCTAAATCTTTCATCCGTGGTAAGATAATTAGTTTTGGAACCCTTTTTGTTGTTGGTTAATCACCAACTTGTCTTGGGTGCAATCGTCCATTATGCTTTTGTGTGTGTAGGCATCaatgattttgtttttgttcCAACAATTGTACATACTCACCCAAGTTAATGTTACTGGTTCCAAGACTTTACATTTGAATTGCAAAGACAAACAAATACTAAAACCAGATAGAACATGGTTAACATGAAATTCCGAAAGGTTTCTGAAACAGAGTACGAAAGCAATATAAATGCCGAGATTGAAAACaaggaaaatttaattgacGAACTTGGTGAAACTTAACAGAAAATGCGGAAAGGTTTCGAAAAAACCTtcaattgtccagtcaaagatATACAAACTCAATTTCTTCAGCAGCTAATAATAATGCCGAAAGTGACAACAACGAAAATTTattgaaaacaaagaaaaacaaAGGCCCTCTACGAAGACACCGTGAGAGCAACACCAATAGAATGGTGACAGGAGAAACGAGGAGAACCTCGTAAACCAATTATTGCTTTTGGGACAGAATTAATTTATTCAATGTGTACAACAGAAAAATAAAGTTAAGTAATCGTGCAGTTTCATCAGTTTTCGACAAGAAAAAATATATGCAAACTCATACAATTCCACAAACGTTTCATGTACACAAAAAGCCAACGGTTTCTAAAACAGAGTACCACAGCAACTACGTAGACCATTCAACAAACCAAAAAGATAATGGCAGGTAgatgaacaaaatacaaaacaattcATTCCCATTTCAGAACGTGCGTGGAGTTGAATGTATGAAATGTGCTTCTAAATACGTTCTTCTAAGTTCAGTCTTCCTTAAGTAGCCTCCGAACCAACTTTagccttgcttgttgaggagcTTTAAACAAAAGATTCTGTTGCTTTGGATTTTCTGCTAGCAATGCAGCAGCAACAACAATATCATCTTCACTAAGTCCGGGGATTGATTCTAGCACATCAAACACATCTTTAGTTGCGTTAACTGTATCATACTCGACGCCAATTCGCTTCACAAATTCGTTCATTGTAGATCTTGACATCTCAGTGAAATTGTTAAGGGCATCAATGAATAGCTGCTCACCGTCTGAATGCTTCTTCCGTTTCCTGGTGTTCTTTGATTTACTACCAAATTTGTTCACGGAAGGAGCATTTGACACCGACATGGATTCACCTGCTTCGTCAGTGTCCTGGATGAGAGTATTCGGTCCAGTTTTGTCGTGTGGCAAAATATCAATCTCATCAGTCATGTTCAAAACTCCTTGAAGGGCCTCTGCAAAGCTCTCAGCATGCTGTCCCGTTGCACGGTCATTTCCAAATATTTCGCACCAATCGGGAAAATAAGGCCATGTTTTGTAACGCCACGTACGAACACTGCTATCAGCCTGTTTGTATATTACAGATTAAATAGTGCACGACAATTACATTTACGATTGACAAAAAAAGTGGAGATGCACACTGCACGTatttatttagtaaataaacaatGCAACCCGAAATTATGTACAACAAAGGATTACCTTCACAAATGAATCCCATGTTTCGTCTGTGGCTTCAATCCTCTTCTCTGTTTCATTCCAACCAATACCACTCCTGCTAAGCATTGTCAACAAAGAACCATGAGTCCTTTTCCACACATGTATCTTTGAGTTAATATGTGGGTTCCCTCTTAAATCGGTGTTTGGAAAAGCCTGGGCAATAGATTTCTCTAACACAGTCAAGTATCCGCAGCGAAACCCATTTTCACTCTTCCATCCAGCGTTGACTAGTTCTTTTAGTGCCTGAATGAGGAATTCATCCTCCTTCTGTGTCCACACTCGCCGAATTCTCTCAGATTTCTTGGCGGTGCTATTTGCAGTGCCAATAGGTGAGCTAATATCCATGATGACTAGAACAATATATAATAACCCCTGTACAATGCAGAATTATTTATGTAGACTATTTTATTCGAAAATTGGAACCTCCATACatagaattttttaaaatacacaaaCAACATCGAGTTTTACATATCACAAAAATAAGGGCATAAAAAGTCAAGCACAACAGAAAACATAAATCATCAACCTTGGACATATTGTCTAAAATAGCagtaatacaaaaaaaaatacatgGACAACATATTTTATCAGTTACTGTGGTACATAGACAGCGCTAAGTTTTCCCTCCATGTGTCCCATGCAGGAGAAGATTCAACATTGCCAATGAAGTCCAAATCGCCGGTTTCTGTAAGTTCAACAGATGAGTCATCAAACACATCTACAGGGTCATCTACCATTTCGGATCGAATGAAATTATGTAGCAGAATGCAAGCCATTACTATACGATTATGAACTTTCAAGGGGTAAAACGATGGGCTGCAAAGAATAGCCCATCGTCTTTTCAATAACCCAAATGCTCTTTCAATAACATTACGAGCATGACAATGTTTAGAGTTGAAAAACTCTTTGTAATTCTGGGGTGCAAAAGAACCGCCCACCCACTGATTCATATGGTATCGAGTTCTCCTATACGGCGTCAAGAATCCTTCAACGTTTGGATAGCCATTGTCGCACAAGTAATAACAACCTGTCATTTCACAAAAGTATTAAGAGTTAGAGAGAACAAATTACAAATTCGAAAAGTGTTTTACACTCCTTAAGAGCACTTACGACAGTTAAGTACAAACCTCTTGGAATCTTTAGCCCATCTTGGCGATTAACTGCATCACGTAGAACACGAGCGTCTGCCGCTGATCCTTCCCATCCGGTTAGTGCGTAAATAAACTGCATGTCACGATTGCATATCCCCAAAACATTTATTGATGTTGTTCCTTTTCTATTCCTGTATTTCGCTTTGTCTACATTTGATACTTGGACACTTATATACGTTCCATCCAATGCACCCAAACAACCCTATTGTGTATGTCGTTCGTACACTTCAAATTAGTCGCAAAAACATTTGTGGTTGCTATGCTTCAGATGTTGAATTTAAATGCATGACGTCTATATAATGAATAAATACAATTACCTTGAACCATTTCCACGTATTGTTGGAGCAATTCTCATCCACTGGAACTGGTTTGACAAGTAGTATGGGGTGTAGTTTGAGAATCGCACGTAGTACTTCGTGGAAATGACAGCTCACTGTTTGACCACTTCGTACATAATCATGACCAATTACTCTAACTTTCTTGTGATGTGCTAAAATAGATAAAAACATTGCCACCttctcctcaatacgaacataTCTAGAATCCACTACGCCACTCACATTTTTTACCAAATAACAAAGACGTGCAAATGCATTACGATCCAttctcaaattcgaaacacactGCACATCTCCTAATTTAATAATCCTATGTAGATGGTTTATCTGACCAGGTATTCTTCCTGTAATATTGTAAGAAGGGTCTCTTCTACGGTATCTACGAGGCGAACGTGATACGAACTTCGTAAAAAAACGTGTTAACAGCAATAAGAAGATGAAGGACCTGCTCAAATGTTGGTGTACCGCTAGAAATGTTGCGATGTCTCGGTTTACTTCAGCCATGACAGATAGATTTATGCCACAAGTTCTAGCCATTTAACGTGCTCTACTAAAAAAACAGAACAACAAATAACAAGGTATATCACAACAAGTATTGAAGATgtaaaacaagaaaaatagtAAGAAAAAAGGAACTAAGTACTAAGAAAATGTACCGAAACCAACAAACAAACAGAGAAGTGAAAAAGGTAGGTTCTTTCTCCTTCGTCTCGGAGAAAACGCAAACAAATTAACCAGATCTTATGTGAAATTGATGGATACGAAAATATCTAACCCTTTGTAAGAAGGTAGTAGATGGCTTCCAATTTTTTTCTTCACAGGAATTTCATGGATGCAGCGCTCCCATTGACGGCTTcgggaagaa
Encoded here:
- the LOC140836115 gene encoding uncharacterized protein, giving the protein MPRDLDVSSEESVNSTYKALVPVVIELISSDDEAEIDIIKISSDADNELKTDGAVLLASPTPMPPSTTKVDVIVPPTAGNGLLSANRKEDSSSLKHKGKKPKIVTDLQGVDVMNDADDDGTNEDVHAAVVKTESVQMKCYEESKCDLNCSG
- the LOC140836118 gene encoding uncharacterized protein → MDISSPIGTANSTAKKSERIRRVWTQKEDEFLIQALKELVNAGWKSENGFRCGYLTVLEKSIAQAFPNTDLRGNPHINSKIHVWKRTHGSLLTMLSRSGIGWNETEKRIEATDETWDSFVKADSSVRTWRYKTWPYFPDWCEIFGNDRATGQHAESFAEALQGVLNMTDEIDILPHDKTGPNTLIQDTDEAGESMSVSNAPSVNKFGSKSKNTRKRKKHSDGEQLFIDALNNFTEMSRSTMNEFVKRIGVEYDTVNATKDVFDVLESIPGLSEDDIVVAAALLAENPKQQNLLFKAPQQARLKLVRRLLKED
- the LOC140836117 gene encoding uncharacterized protein, giving the protein MARTCGINLSVMAEVNRDIATFLAVHQHLSRSFIFLLLLTRFFTKFVSRSPRRYRRRDPSYNITGRIPGQINHLHRIIKLGDVQCVSNLRMDRNAFARLCYLVKNVSGVVDSRYVRIEEKVAMFLSILAHHKKVRVIGHDYVRSGQTVSCHFHEVLRAILKLHPILLVKPVPVDENCSNNTWKWFKGCLGALDGTYISVQVSNVDKAKYRNRKGTTSINVLGICNRDMQFIYALTGWEGSAADARVLRDAVNRQDGLKIPRGCYYLCDNGYPNVEGFLTPYRRTRYHMNQWVGGSFAPQNYKEFFNSKHCHARNVIERAFGLLKRRWAILCSPSFYPLKVHNRIVMACILLHNFIRSEMVDDPVDVFDDSSVELTETGDLDFIGNVESSPAWDTWRENLALSMYHSN